The sequence GATTATTGTGCTACATGTAAACAATATCGTTGTATATAAGCATTTAAACTAGTAAATGTGCGCACGTAGTATATAAGCCGAGTTCTGTAGTGCTAATAGCACCGAGAGTCATTTCTCTAGCCTTGCCGTCTCCAGCAAGTTCCAGCGATCTACCCTAGAACAATTACTCTCAGAAGAGGAGAGGCAAGAAATAAATCTTGCATGTTCTGCTACTTGATCTTGCTTCAAATGGGGTTTGCAATGCAAATCTCGTCACCGAGATCACGGTAAGCTCTTACCTCACCTTTTCACCCTTACCATAAAGGCGGTATATTTTCTGTTGCACTTTCCCTTAGGCATTAATACCTAGCTAGGCATTACCTAGCATTTTTCTTCAGCGAAGCTCGGACTTTCCTCTATACTTTAAAAGTATAGCGACTCTCCAACTACGTACCTACTTATTGTACATGAACTGCTTTCTGATGCAATCATTGCACATCTACTTGCTTTGTATATTTTCGCATAAGTGCACTGAATGCCCGTAAATAGTCGCGATACAAAGTATCGATATCGGATACTGCTGCTTCTTTACGCAAGATGAGTACAATATAGATCGTTTTATCAGCTAACTTATGCAATTTCGCATGCTTTCTCGCTACCTCTCGAACTAACCTCTTCACATGGTTGCGAAGTACAGCGTTGCCGACACGTTTACTTGTGACGGTACCAAAGTAATATCCACAACGAGTTGCAGTATTTTTCACATCCATGAACATTACAAAGCTTGATACTATAAATCTCTTAGCATCATGTAATATGGATTTTATCGAATATTCAGACTCTTTAATCAATGCAAAATGAGACGATCGCTGCAGTGAAGAACTTGCAGGCATTCTCGCGACTCTAAATTTCATCAAAATATCTATATCGCGTATACATCGTTACAGAGGACATCCTCACTTGGAAGCTGTGAGTCTTCAGCAAACTTTGCAGCTGCATACACTATTGATTTTACTTTCTCATTAATAGCATTGAGATCCTTTTCGCGTTCTTTGGATATGGAGAGAATTTTATCTTTAAGTACAGTTATAGGATCGACATTCTTATACTCTTCCACTTCTTCTTTTGTTCTATATTTTGCAGGATCTGACATTGAATGCCCTCTATATCTATACGTTTTACACTCTACTATTATAGGACCATTATTAGACGCGACATAATCTCGTGCTTCAATTAACTTACAATGCGCTTCTTCTACATCCATACCATTAATTACAAAACCTGGAATACCGAAAGAAACACCTCGTGCATACATCGTATTCGGAGTACATGATGCTCTATTCACAGACGTACCCATACCATATTCGTTATTCTCTATTATGTACACCACAGGTATATTCCATAACTTTGCCATATTGAATGCTTCGTACACTTGCCCTTGATTTACAGCACCATCTCCCATTACTACGAAACATACTGCATCTTTTTTCTGATACTTCATAGACATTGCTATTCCAGTACCAACTGACACCTGTGCACCTACTATACCATGTCCTCCATAGAATCCTCTTTTTATATCAAACATATGCATTGAACCGCCTTTCCCTGCAGAACATCCAGTAGCTTTACCTAAGAGTTCAGCCATGATAGCGTTTGGATCTCCTCCAATTGCAAGCATCATACCATGATCTCTATAACTTGTGATTATAGCGTCCTCCGCCTTCATACACTCAGACAAACCAACGGCCACCGCTTCCTGTCCTATGTACAAATGACAGAAACCACCTATCATGCCCATACCATATAATTGCCCTGCTTTTTCTTCGAATCTTCTCAATAAAAGAGCTTTTTCATAGAAGCGCAACAATTCTTCTACATTGTACGACTTTGCTACTGCATCACTCTTTGTATCAATATGCGAAAACGCAGCAGCAAGCTGTGCTACACCCTCATTTACGCTTTTTGGAAAGAAGTGCTGCGTCGTACCAAAGTTTTTCGAAGATTGCTTGTGCATGCACAGTTAATTAAGGTTAAAAAAATCCTACCTTTTTATAATATTTTTCTCCGTACACAAGGACATCAGTTTAGCGACTCTTTTCGAGACCTGTGCACCTTGTGAAATCAGAAACTCTGCTTTCTCAAGATCTATCTTAAATTTATCTGATGGTTCGCAATTTAACACAGGATTATAATATCCGAGATTATATTTAAATTTACCATCTCTCGGCGCTCTGACATCAGCGGCAACAATACGGAAAGGCTTTCCTCTGGTACGCGCTAACCTAATCTTTAAAGACATACTAATTACGTGAATTATTATTTTGTCACGTACCTCTGACTGGACTCGAACCAGCACATCCGCAAAGACAGCAGATTTTGAGTCTGCCGCGTCTACCATTCCGCCACAGAGGCATATATTGGATACTATACCAAAACTGTAAGGACTGCAATAAACACATTCACTAAGCTGCAACAATCAGATATTATCATATAAACTTGCTTTTGAATCATATGCAAAGTTAATGAAACAGAATATTCTAAACTACTCTAAACAGGAGGTGGCAAATCATTTTGTAGAAAACAATATCGAGAAAGGATTTAGAGCGGCGCAAATATTCTCATGGTTATACGACAGAGGCATTACCTCTTTTGATATGATGCATAATGTACCGATCATACTAAGAAAGTATCTCATTGAAAATTTCGATATCACAATACCAATATGTAGAAAAGAATCCATTTCAACAGATGGTACAATAAAGTGGCAATTAAGCACTGAAGAAAATGATCCAAAACTTGATATTGAGACCGTATATATACCGGAAATGGAGAGAAATACGTTATGTATATCTTCACAAGTAGGATGTCCTATAAGATGCACATTCTGTCATACTGGCACACAAAAATTTGCTAAAAATCTCACAGCAGGAGAAATAATCGGGCAATTACTATTTGCTTATAAGAGACTTCAAGTACTCAGAACGGAAGCAGGTAATATATCTAATGTTGTTTTTATGGGCATGGGAGAGCCATTGCTGAACTACAATAATGTAGTGAAAGCAATCAAGACTATTACAACGGCGAAAATCTTCAACATCACATCAAAGAAAATTACTGTATCAACATCTGGCGTAGTACCTCAAATCAAAGCTCTTGGAAATGACACAAAAGTGAAGTTAGCAATCTCTTTGCACGCAGTAAAAGATGAAATAAGAAATCACTTAGTACCATTAAATAAGAAATATCCAATACCGGTACTACTGGAGGCATGTGAAGAATATCATCAAATTACGAAGGAAAAAATAACCTTTGAATACGTTATGCTGAAAGATATCAATGATTCAGATGACGATGCGTATACAATGATCAAAGCAGTACAAAACGTAAACTGTAAAATTAACCTCATCCCCTTTAATAGATGGGAAGGTAGTCGCTATTGTTCTTCAACAAATGAACAAATTCTACGTTTTCAGCAAATTCTTAAAAATGCGGGATATGCTACAACTGTGAGAAAAAACAGAGGACAAGACATTATGGCAGCGTGTGGACAGTTAAAGTCAAATTGTAATACGATATAAGTTGCTAATACTGCCATTTCGTTATAGAATCGTGGCATGCAATACATTTAGAAATGAGATGCGTAATATGAGTCACCTAGGGAAAGGGTTATCAGCCTTAATCTCGGAGGCAAGTACTTCATTTACACAAACAGAATCTCTTCGAGGATCATCGCTTCTACCTCTCAACATTATTACCTTTAATCCAGCACAACCGCGAAAAACGATTGATACAGATGAGTTGAACGAATTAGCTTCCTCTATAAAACAATTTGGTGTGCTACAGCCAATTATCGTAAGAAAGATGGATGATAAATTATATCAAATAATAGCAGGTGAGAGACGGTATCATGCTTCTAAAATAGCAGGATTAGAAGAGATTCCTGTAATAATAAGAAATTCTGATGAGCTTGAATCTATGGAAATCGCCTTAGTGGAAAACACACAGAGAGCCGATCTGAATACTATAGAGGAAGCTGAAGCATATAAGAAATTTTCTACAGACTTTGGGTATACTCATGAGATGCTTGCTGAGAAATTCGGCAAAAGCAGAAGTTATATTGCAAATACAATAAGACTACTTAAGTTGCCGGAAAAAGTAAGGAAAATGATAATTAATGGACAGATTAGTGCCGGACATGCAAGAGCAATGGTGTGTACTGATAATCCTGAAGAAATAGCGAACAAAATCGTAGAGAAGAATCTTACTGTGAGAGATGTAGAAAAGCTTGCTAAATCGGAAGAAGAGGAAGGAAATAGCAAGAAAAGTACAGCTATGCCCGATAATGCATTACTGGAAATGGAAAAATTATTAAGCAGTGCACTGAATGCGAAGGTAAAGATATCGGCAGGAAATAAAAACTATAAACTCACTATTACATGTAAAGAGTTAAACGAATTGGATAACCTTGCATTTAAAATCACATTAGGTAATGCTAAGTAGCTTTATGTAAGTTTAATACCTCCAAACTGCTCGTTCAACACTCTCTTATCAAGCCCCTCTCTGCCGCTGAACAGTAGCACTGTTCGTAATGCATTATTCATGCTTACCGATACAGTAGACACATCTCTACACTCCCAAAAATCAGCAGTGGCATTTACAGGTCTTTTCTCCGCTTCTAATATAGAAAATTCTACTCTACTAGAATCTTCAATAACTGCCCCGTTCCATCCACGTGGACGAAATATACATATAGGTGTCATTGCAATACATCTTGAATTTAATGGTAATATAGGACCACGTGCTGCAGAGTTATATGCAGTACTTCCGGCAGGAGTTGCTACTAATATACCATCTCCAACAATATTTCCCATATTCGTAGAATTCAGATATATTTCTATTTTTGCGCTTTGCTTCGTCTGCCTAATCAAAGATACTTCATTTACTGCGTGATATACACTCATCGAACCGTCACTATGCCTTACTTCCATAGCTAACGTTGGCAGCATTACTATTCTAGCAGTAAGTATATCGTTCATCAGTACGCCTACAACATACTTGTTCAGCAAAAACCCTACAGTACCTGCATTAATTCCGTAAATCTGAATACGATATTCGAGTAACGCATGAATTGCCTTCAACATGAATCCATCTCCTCCTATAACTACAACAACATCGCATTTAATATCGCTGAATCTCAATCCACTATCATACTCACAAGAACAAACACGTAAATCTGAAACAGTGAGTAGGTAGTAATCTGATATCCCTTCTCGCTCTTTGACAATATGCCAAACTGCTAAAGCCTTCTGAGAATCCTGATCTACAGCAAAGCATACAATCATCTTTTCTACGCTACAACTTTACTACTTGCTTCGATAAATGGCTTCATATCACTTATCGGCACATTGATAAAAATATCTTTTACAAGCGCGATTTCCAATACTTCTTTCATAGATTTTACACCTATAATCTTCATATCGTTATGTACATAATTTTGGATATCTTGTAAATCTTTGACATTATCATGAGGAATAATAACAGTCTTGATACCTATTCTTCTTGCAGCAAGTAATTTTTCTTTCAATCCTCCAATAGGTAAAACTCTGCCTGTTAAAGTCACTTCGCCAGTCATTGCTACATCATTGCGTACTGGCACCTTCAGCATGATTGATGCTATTGCTGTGCATATTGCGATACCTGCTGATGGACCATCCTTCGGCGTTGCACCATCAGGTACGTGAAGATGTATATCCTTTTCAGAATGTACATTAGGCTCCACTAATACAGTCTCTGCTATACTTCTCATATATCCAATTGCGGTTAGAGCTGACTCTTTCATAACATCACCTAATTTCCCCGTAATTTGCACATTGCCTTTTCCTGGCATCAACACAGCTTCCAATTCGAGTACCTCTCCACCGTATTCTGTATATGCCAATCCTACCACTATACCGATTCTTGCACCGTCATTTATAGGATTATCCTGGTATTTTCTCGCTCCTAAGAGGGTATTTAAATTATCTTCAGAGATTACAATACTCTTCTGAGTTGAGTTCGCTAATGTTCTTACAACTTTTCTACATACTTTTGCTAATTCACGCTCTAAATGCCGTACACCAGACTCTCTTGTGTAACCGCTAATAATTTCCTTCACCGCATTTTCCGATATCTTCACTTCATCTTCGGTAATTTTATGCACCTCTCTCTGCTTTGGTAATAAATGCTGCATAAAAATGTGATACTTTTCTTCTTCTGAGTATCCAGAAATCTTTATTACTTCGAAACGATCCAAAAGCGGCGCTGGTATATCAAAAGAGTTAGCAGTAGCAACAAAGAATACATTAGAAATATCATATGATAACTCTAGGTAATTATCGGAAAACCTCTTATTTTCAACTGGATCTAATACATCTAAAAGCGTCGAAGCAGGATCGCTTCTATAATCCCTGCCCATCTTATCTATCTCATCCAATAATATCACAGGATTAGAAACACCTACCTTTCTCATGGCGTGTATAATTCTACCTGGTATTGCACCAACATACGTACGTCTATGTCCTTTTATCTCTGCATCATCACGTACTCCTCCGAGAGAAATCTTGGCTAGCGGACGCCCTAATGCCTGCGCTATAGAAGATGCTACTGATGTTTTACCAACTCCAGGAGGACCAACAAAAAGTAAGATCGAACCATAACTATTATTCGTTCTTTTATACACCGCGAGATACTCCAATACTCTCTCTATTACTTTTTCCATACCATAGTGATGCGCACGTAGCACACTTTCAGCTTTTTCTAAATCTACTTCAGTTTCCAAATTCTCATTCCACGGTAAATCAAGTATACATTCTATGTAAAATTTGATAATAGCGGCCTCAGATGATATCGCATTTAAGTGGCGCAATTTCTTAAATTCAGAAAGTACCTTTTCTCTCGCTTCCGCAGAAAGTTTTTTTTGCGCAATCCTTTTTTCTAACTCTTCATATTCTTTATTCGGATCCTCTTCTCCTAATTCTTGATGAATTGCCTTTAACTGTTGAGTGAGATAGTAATTTTTATGATTTTCCCTAATCTGACTTTGAACTCTTTCCTTGATCGTATACTCAGTCTTCATTACTTCTACTTCTTCTTCTATATGAAAGAGCAATTTCTCAAGCTTTTTCTCAATATCAATCAACTCTAGAAGTTCTTGCTTTTTGGACACAGAAAGAGTGAGATGCACCGTTACTGCATCAGCAAGCAGAGTTTCATTACCGATTTTTAAGATATTATCCAAAACATCAGGCGGAATTTTTTTGTAATCCTTTGCGTACTCCGAAAATGCATTCACTAAAGTATCTCGCAGCAGCGCAACTCTTCTGCCATGAGTAGAAAGCACTTTTTTGTACTTGAGTTTTACTACACGTGCAGCAATATAGTCACCATTTTTTACGAATTTTACCACTTTGACTCTCTCTATACCTTCTGCAAACAGCTTTGCACTGCCATCATTTCCATTAAAGACCTGCAAAGTCTTCGAGAGTGCTCCTATTTTATATAAGTTACTTACCTCTGGTTCTTCATCTTTCGGATCTTTTTGCGTGACTAAAATAAGAGGTAATTTCTCTTTAGTTGCGACTTCTAATGCTCTGAGAGACGACTTACGTCCTATGAGAAGCGGCACTATCATTCTCGGAAACATCACTACATCTCGAAGAGGTAAAACAGGATATAGTATGGTATTTTCTGCGCTATTACGACGAGTTTTCTTCGTAGAGTCCTTTGCTTTATCAGAAAGCTCGCGCTCACGCCGCAGATTCTTGGATGCTGTCATAAAAGTCTCCTAAAATTTATTGTTGAATCGAATATATGTCGAGGATAGCAGTTTTTCAAACTTTTAAAGAGAGTATATGTAAATAAAAGACTGTTAGCACTCAAAGTACTATTCTTTCATAAGTACTATAATCTCTTTTTCATCAGAAAACCCCATCACTCTCCTTAGAGTTTCTTCAACATAATCTCTCGATAAACTCTCCTTCAATAACTTTAATTCGTGCTCTAATGCAGCTTTTTCCCCTCTAAGTTCTTTTAATTCATCCGAGATTGCGTCATAATGAGAGTCTAGAACAAAATATGCACCGATACTATTTTCTCCTTGAAATAGATGATACATTGGATAAAGCAGAAGAACACCATATATGAGAAGCATTCTGTACCATTTCATCGTTTTGCACTTCTATCGTTAAATGAATTTTCACTTACCAATTGAAAGGTAAATGTAAATTGTGCTACCATGTGTGATTATGAACCAACCTGTATTAGATTACAATGCAGAATAAGATCGCAGTAGCAAAAAGCGCACCTATTAAAACAAGCGCTTTCAAAGCAAGTTTAGTTCTTTCTCTCGTAAGAGGACTTGATGTTCACGCTGCACTTTTGCAGTTGCAGTTTTCTAGAAAGAAGATTGCATACGATGTGCATAAGCTTGTACGTTCCGCGATTGCAAATGCTGAACATAATTGCAATATGGATGTAGATAGATTGTACATCAGTAAAATACTTGTAAATCATGCATTCTATCTAAAAAGATTCATGCCACGTGCTAAGGGGAGAGCGAATAGAATTATGAAGCCGTTCTCTAGAATATGTCTAGAACTTTCTGAAAGACAGATATAGTACCTTGCGCGTTGTAAGAGCAGTTTTGTTTCAAGTGTGTAGTTTGTTGATTGTATTTTATGAACAGGGATGGTATGGACGTTGGACAGTCAGTTGATAATTTTACTTGGCTTTTCAAAACTCAAGAAGAAGACGTTTTGCGTAACGTTAGAAGGCGTCATAATATATCTGAGATCGTAGCGAAAATACTTATAAATAGAGGCTATTCTAAGCAGGAAGAGATAGACACTCTACTACATGTAAAATTATCTAAAATACTGCCTAACCCTTTCTTATTCAAAAGAATGAAGGAAGTAACGGCACTACTTCTCGATTCTATAGAAAGAAACGAAAGAATATATATTTTTACTGACTACGATACTGATGGTACAAGCGCAGCTGCTACTCTCATTACATTTTTCAACTCTATAAAATATAGCAACTTTGCAGTCTACATACCTAATAGAGCAACTGAAGGATATGGTCCTAATAACACTGCGATCTTAAAAATGAAAGAAGACGGTGCAAAAATCATCGTCTATATGGATTGCGGTACTAATTCAGTATCTCAGATGGCGTTTGCAAATTCACTTGAAATGAAGTGTATAGTGCTAGATCACCACAATGTAGAAGTAACAGATGAAGTGAATAACGAAACTATTATCATTAACCCTAACACTCACGGAGAAACTTTTCCATACAAGCAAATTTGCGCCACCACGGTAGTACTCATCGTTGTAATAGCACTTAGAGCTGTGATGAGAGAGAAAAAATATTTTCAAAAGATTAACATCTTAGAGCCGGATATCACACCACTTACGGCTTTTGCGGCATTAGGCACAGTATGTGACGTAATTCCTCTCAATCCATTAAATAGAGCGCTGATAATAGTTGGCATCAAAACAATGCGTAATCGCAAAATATTAGGACTATCCGTAATACTAGATTATCTCAAGCTTGGCGATAAACTCAGCGTCTTTCACATAGGATACATGATAGGGCCTAGACTAAACGCAGGAGGAAGGATGGATACAGCAAACATAGCGCTTTCTCTGCTTATTGCGGACACCGTTGAAAACGCTAAAAAAGCGGCATTAACGTTAGAAGCACTAAATCAAGAAAGAAAAGTCGTTGAAGGCGATATCATGCATGAAATACTAGCAGAGATAGTACAAAATGATAATGATGGTAAAAGAGCAATCATTATCGTCAAAAATAATCTACCTGCTGGCATAATGGGAATATTAGCAAATAGAGTCAAAGAGTATTCCAAAAAAACAGCTATCATAATTTCGATAGATACGGCACAAGAGAAAATTAAGGGCTCAATTCGTTCAATAGATGGTATCAATATTGTATCAATGCTGATGCATACAAAGCAAAACGGATTATTGTACGACGCAGGAGGGCATCCAATGGCCGGAGGATTTAATGCATCACTTCACAATTTACCAAAGATTGTAGAAGAATTTGAATCTTTCATGAATAAGGCGGAAGATTACGATATATATTCGCACAAAATGAAGACTTTAGAGATAGATGCGATATTATCAGTCACAGCAATGGATGAAAGATTAATTAAAGAAATTAGAATACTTGAACCTTTTGGCGCTGGATATCCATATCCAAGATTTTTGCTGCAAAATGCTAAAATCATTAGAGCGGTAGTAATTCAAAATATTCATGTCAGCGTCACAATAGCGCCACCTTTTCCACGTAAACAAAAAAATATTACATGTTTTCTCTTCAGAGGCGCAGAAAGTAAAATAGGAAAATTCTTAATGAATAATATAGGAAATATAGTAGATGTAGTAGGCGTATTTAAAATAGAAGGTAATCTAGGTGCGAAATTCAGTATCGCTATAGAAGATGCATCCTCTATTGTAAGGCAAAAACGCGCGAATACAAAACGTTATCAAGAGACAAGGTATAAAAAAAATAGAGGAGAACGTATAGTATCGCGGTAATTTAACATTGATATAAATAATTCTACAAATTGCATTTGCTTTTAAAAGAATCCAACATATATCTACGGATATAAGTGTCTAATTATTAAATTGTTTTATGAGTAAAGTAATCGGTATCGATCTGGGCACAACAAATTCTTGTGTCGCAATTATGGAGGGAAAAAATCCGAAGGTGATAGAAAACGCTGAAGGTACAAGAACTACTCCATCTTTCGTCGCATATGTAGAAGGTAATACTACTGTAGTAGGTGCGCCCGCAAAAAGGCAAGCAATCACCAATCCATCTAAGACGATATTTGAAGTCAAAAGATTAATAGGAACGAAGTTTGACGATAAGTTTGTACAAGATTCTGTAGAACATCTACCGTATAGAGTCGTTGCAGGGCCACATCAAGATTCTTGGGTAGAAGTAGATGGAAAAAAGCTCTCTCCAAGTCAAGTAAGTGCGGAAATTTTGAAAAAAATGAAAGCCACTGCTGAAGCTTTCTTAGGTTATAAAGTAACGGAAGCTGTTATTACTGTACCAGCATACTTCAATGATTCTCAAAGACAAGCTACAAAGGATGCGGGGAAAATAGCAGGATTAGAAGTACTGAGAATAATAAATGAGCCAACTGCTGCAGCGCTGGCATACGGTCTTGATAAAGGAAATAAAAGTCAAACAGTTGCAGTATATGACTTAGGTGGAGGTACGTTTGATGTATCGATACTGGAAGTGAGTGATGGAGTATTTGAAGTAAAATCTACAAGCGGTGATACTACTCTCGGAGGAGGTGATTTCGATAATAGAATCATCCAATTCTTATGCGATGAGTTCAAAGCGCAAAATAGTGTAGATTTAACAAATGATAAATTTGCATTACAGAGACTTAAAGAAGCAGCTGAAAAAGCAAAAATAGAGCTTTCCAGCACAATGGAAACTGATATTAACCTTCCGTATATTACGGCAGATGCATCAGGGCCTAAACATCTGACAGTGAAGATGACTCGCGCAAAACTTGAAAGTATTACAAAAGATCTGATAGAAAAGACAGTCGCGCCATGCCAAAATGCTCTAAAAGATGCAGGAGTTAGCATAGGACAAATAGACGAAGTAATCCTTGTAGGAGGAATGACAAGGATGCCAGCTGTTGTTGAGAAAGTTAAAGAAATATTTGGCAAAGAACCGCACAAAGGAGTAAATCCTGATGAAGTTGTTGCAATAGGTGCCGCAATACAAGGCGGTATCATCAAAGGTGATATAAAAGACATCCTTTTACTTGATGTAATTCCTTTAACACTCGGTATAGAAACTATGGGAGGAGTAGCAACACCTTTGATCCCTAAAAATACCACAATTCCATCGAAGAAATCACAGATATTTTCCACTGCAGCTGATAATCAAACTGCCGTTACAATACGTATAGTGCAAGGAGAGCGCAAATTTGCAAAGGACAATAGAGAGTTAGGTATATTCACGTTAGAAGGTATCCCCCCTTCTCCTAGAGGAATACCACAAATTGAAGTTGAATTTAACGTAGATGCAAATGGTATATTGCATGTATCTGCGCGCGATAAGTCCAGTGGTAAAGAACAGAGAATTACTATACAGTCTTCTAGCGGATTATCCGATGATGACATACAGAGAATGATAAAAGAAGCAGAACAAGCAGCAGAAGAAGATGCTAAAAAGCATACTCTAGTAGAGTTAAGAAATAGTGCTGATTCAGCAATTCATTCAGCCGAAAAATCCATGTCAGAACATGGAGATAAGATCTCGCAAGAAATTAAAGATTCTGTAAATAATGCAATCTCTACTCTTAAATCCGTGATGGATTCAGATGATCCAGAAGTATTAAAAGAAAAGATACAAGCATTGAATAATGCTTTGATCGCTATAGGGCAGCATATGCATCAAGGTAGTGAAACAAGCAGTAATGGAGAAAATGCTCAGACAGATCAAAGCGGCGAAAAGAAAGAAGATGAGTATGTTGATGCTGATTACGAAGAGGTAAAAGAAGACGAGAAGAAATAGTACCACGATGAACGTGTTCGAGTGCCATGCATTCGATTCACGTTTATCATCGCTAATATGCGTATGTGTAAGCTACTTGCAAAACATCAGTAGAGAGTATAAGCAGCATGA is a genomic window of Candidatus Fokinia solitaria containing:
- the recJ gene encoding single-stranded-DNA-specific exonuclease RecJ, producing MNRDGMDVGQSVDNFTWLFKTQEEDVLRNVRRRHNISEIVAKILINRGYSKQEEIDTLLHVKLSKILPNPFLFKRMKEVTALLLDSIERNERIYIFTDYDTDGTSAAATLITFFNSIKYSNFAVYIPNRATEGYGPNNTAILKMKEDGAKIIVYMDCGTNSVSQMAFANSLEMKCIVLDHHNVEVTDEVNNETIIINPNTHGETFPYKQICATTVVLIVVIALRAVMREKKYFQKINILEPDITPLTAFAALGTVCDVIPLNPLNRALIIVGIKTMRNRKILGLSVILDYLKLGDKLSVFHIGYMIGPRLNAGGRMDTANIALSLLIADTVENAKKAALTLEALNQERKVVEGDIMHEILAEIVQNDNDGKRAIIIVKNNLPAGIMGILANRVKEYSKKTAIIISIDTAQEKIKGSIRSIDGINIVSMLMHTKQNGLLYDAGGHPMAGGFNASLHNLPKIVEEFESFMNKAEDYDIYSHKMKTLEIDAILSVTAMDERLIKEIRILEPFGAGYPYPRFLLQNAKIIRAVVIQNIHVSVTIAPPFPRKQKNITCFLFRGAESKIGKFLMNNIGNIVDVVGVFKIEGNLGAKFSIAIEDASSIVRQKRANTKRYQETRYKKNRGERIVSR
- the dnaK gene encoding molecular chaperone DnaK yields the protein MSKVIGIDLGTTNSCVAIMEGKNPKVIENAEGTRTTPSFVAYVEGNTTVVGAPAKRQAITNPSKTIFEVKRLIGTKFDDKFVQDSVEHLPYRVVAGPHQDSWVEVDGKKLSPSQVSAEILKKMKATAEAFLGYKVTEAVITVPAYFNDSQRQATKDAGKIAGLEVLRIINEPTAAALAYGLDKGNKSQTVAVYDLGGGTFDVSILEVSDGVFEVKSTSGDTTLGGGDFDNRIIQFLCDEFKAQNSVDLTNDKFALQRLKEAAEKAKIELSSTMETDINLPYITADASGPKHLTVKMTRAKLESITKDLIEKTVAPCQNALKDAGVSIGQIDEVILVGGMTRMPAVVEKVKEIFGKEPHKGVNPDEVVAIGAAIQGGIIKGDIKDILLLDVIPLTLGIETMGGVATPLIPKNTTIPSKKSQIFSTAADNQTAVTIRIVQGERKFAKDNRELGIFTLEGIPPSPRGIPQIEVEFNVDANGILHVSARDKSSGKEQRITIQSSSGLSDDDIQRMIKEAEQAAEEDAKKHTLVELRNSADSAIHSAEKSMSEHGDKISQEIKDSVNNAISTLKSVMDSDDPEVLKEKIQALNNALIAIGQHMHQGSETSSNGENAQTDQSGEKKEDEYVDADYEEVKEDEKK